In Chitinophaga oryzae, the sequence TCAGAATAAATTCCAGGCGATCATATCGCATTGTAAAGAATACGGTTTTGTTTTTCCGTCCAGCGAGATATACGATGGACTTAGCGCGGTATACGACTACGGTCAGTACGGTTCCGAGCTGAAAAAAAATATTAAGGACTACTGGTGGAAAAGCATGACCCAGCTGCACGAAAACATCGTGGGGATCGATGCTGCCATCTTCATGCACCCTACTACCTGGAAAGCGTCCGGTCACGTGGATAACTTTAGCGATCCGATGATCGATAACAAGGACAGCAAAAAACGCTACCGGGTAGACCACCTGATCGAAGCATACGCGGAAACCCTGCCGGAAGCAGAAGGTAACGCGGTGCTGGCGCAGATGGACGAACTCCTGAAAGAAAACGACTTCGCAGGGCTGAAAACCCTCATCGAAGAGAAAAAAATAACCTGCAGCGTCAGCGGCACCTCCAACTGGACGGACGTCCGTCAGTTTAACCTGATGTTCTCCACCCAGCTGGGCAGCGTGACCGATGAAGCCAACGAAATATACCTGCGCCCGGAAACAGCACAGGGCATCTTCGTGAATTTCCTGAACGTGCAGAAAACCGGCAGGATGAAAGTGCCTTTCGGTATCGCACAGATAGGTAAAGCCTTCCGTAACGAAATCGTGGCCCGCCAGTTCATCTTCCGTATGCGCGAATTTGAACAGATGGAAATGCAGTTCTTCGTACGCCCTGGCACTCAGAAAGAATGGTACGAGAAATGGAAAGAAGAAAGAATGCAGTGGCACCTGAGCCTCGGCACTGATCCTTCCAAATACCGCTTCAAAGACCACGTGAAACTGGCGCACTATGCCGATGCTGCCGTGGACATTGAGTTCGAATTCCCCATCGGCTTTAAGGAAGTGGAAGGTATCCACTCCCGTACGGATTTCGACCTGAAACAACACCAGGAATACAGCAAGAAGAAACTCCAGTACTTCGATACGGAAATCAACCAGAACTACGTGCCCTACGTGATAGAAACCTCTATCGGTCTGGATCGTATGTTCCTGCTGACTGTCTGCAACGCTTACGAAGAGCAGGATCTCAGCACCCCGGAAAAAGCAGACAGCCGCGTG encodes:
- a CDS encoding glycine--tRNA ligase, coding for MSTDQNKFQAIISHCKEYGFVFPSSEIYDGLSAVYDYGQYGSELKKNIKDYWWKSMTQLHENIVGIDAAIFMHPTTWKASGHVDNFSDPMIDNKDSKKRYRVDHLIEAYAETLPEAEGNAVLAQMDELLKENDFAGLKTLIEEKKITCSVSGTSNWTDVRQFNLMFSTQLGSVTDEANEIYLRPETAQGIFVNFLNVQKTGRMKVPFGIAQIGKAFRNEIVARQFIFRMREFEQMEMQFFVRPGTQKEWYEKWKEERMQWHLSLGTDPSKYRFKDHVKLAHYADAAVDIEFEFPIGFKEVEGIHSRTDFDLKQHQEYSKKKLQYFDTEINQNYVPYVIETSIGLDRMFLLTVCNAYEEQDLSTPEKADSRVVMKFPAKLAPIKLAVFPLTKKDGLPEVARLLMDSCKSAFHCFYEEKDAIGKRYRRQDAIGTPFCVTVDHQTKEDGTVTIRYRDSMEQERVPLTEVKNIVLSKIM